The Thermus brockianus genome window below encodes:
- a CDS encoding ABC transporter substrate-binding protein yields MRARLVALATLLGLALAQNPSLRGEITVWSWDIAAKALEATIPSFNKLYPNVKVRVVDLGNQQVFDRGLAGCAAGGVDLPDVYSVENNEAEVFWSRFPNCFADLAGLGAAALRRDFPEFKWTELTVGNRIYAIPWDSGPVVIFYRRDLYQQAGIDPNRIETWDDFLAAGRRMLQATGGRVKMGTIANGQDDEWFRMLANQNGCFYFNNQGNAVTVNQPGCVRALDTIKKLVDAGVVAFGGWNEQIQYIKAGTVASAMFGGWYEGTIRTNAPDQSGKWGVYLMPAATKGGVRAANLGGSALAIPASSRNKEAAWAFVRHALATTEGQITMLREYGLVPSYLPALNDPYVKQPQPYWGNQPIWQSILGTLGKIPPARGTQYFQEARQIMTAIQADFLAGKYRTAKEALDEAARQISRATGLPIAR; encoded by the coding sequence ATGAGGGCAAGGTTAGTGGCGTTGGCGACCCTTTTGGGGTTGGCTCTAGCGCAGAACCCTTCGTTGCGGGGCGAGATCACCGTATGGAGCTGGGACATTGCCGCCAAAGCCTTGGAGGCTACCATTCCGAGCTTCAACAAGCTTTACCCCAACGTGAAGGTGAGGGTAGTGGACCTGGGCAACCAGCAGGTTTTTGACCGGGGTCTGGCGGGGTGTGCCGCTGGCGGGGTGGATCTGCCCGACGTTTATTCCGTGGAGAACAACGAGGCCGAGGTGTTCTGGAGCCGTTTCCCTAACTGCTTTGCGGACCTGGCTGGGCTCGGCGCGGCTGCCTTGCGGAGGGATTTTCCGGAGTTCAAGTGGACCGAGCTCACCGTGGGGAATCGGATCTACGCCATCCCCTGGGATTCCGGGCCAGTGGTCATCTTCTATCGCCGGGATCTTTACCAGCAAGCAGGGATTGATCCCAACAGGATAGAGACGTGGGATGACTTCCTTGCGGCCGGTAGGCGGATGCTCCAGGCCACGGGAGGCCGGGTGAAGATGGGCACCATTGCCAACGGCCAGGACGACGAGTGGTTCCGCATGTTGGCCAACCAGAACGGTTGCTTCTACTTCAACAACCAGGGCAACGCCGTCACGGTGAATCAGCCGGGATGCGTGCGCGCTTTGGATACCATCAAGAAGCTTGTGGACGCAGGGGTAGTGGCCTTTGGGGGCTGGAACGAGCAAATCCAGTACATCAAGGCCGGAACCGTGGCCAGTGCCATGTTCGGTGGTTGGTACGAAGGAACCATCCGCACGAACGCTCCCGATCAGAGCGGAAAGTGGGGCGTTTACCTGATGCCGGCTGCCACCAAGGGTGGGGTGCGGGCAGCCAACCTGGGCGGTTCTGCGTTAGCCATTCCCGCATCCAGCCGGAATAAAGAGGCAGCGTGGGCGTTTGTCAGGCACGCTTTGGCCACCACAGAGGGCCAGATAACCATGCTCAGGGAGTACGGTCTGGTTCCTTCCTACCTTCCAGCGTTGAACGATCCTTACGTTAAGCAACCCCAGCCCTACTGGGGCAACCAACCCATCTGGCAATCAATCTTAGGGACCCTTGGAAAAATCCCACCGGCGCGGGGTACGCAGTACTTCCAGGAAGCGCGGCAGATCATGACCGCCATCCAGGCGGACTTCCTGGCGGGGAAGTACAGGACGGCTAAGGAGGCTTTGGACGAGGCGGCCAGGCAGATTAGCCGGGCCACGGGACTGCCCATCGCCCGATAG
- a CDS encoding carbohydrate ABC transporter permease, whose protein sequence is MRIAPFLFLTPYALLFAVFWAWPIAYSLYLSFLNTRVYPWRLEVGVNWGRLLQDPFFWTALKNTLFILLVQVPLMLALALLLALALNSALLRAKGFFRFAFFAPVVVGAVAYSAVFRLLFNTEFGAVNALLRTLGHPGYDWLYAPGPAMAVIIIALTWRWTGYNAIILLAGLQSIPKELYEAAALDGAGPWQRFWHVTLPGIRPVLLFALVLSIIGTLQLFTEPFLITGGGPGNATMTLGVYLYQQGFRSFNFGYASAIAYTVALLAALFSFLQMRLWRER, encoded by the coding sequence ATGAGGATCGCCCCCTTTCTTTTTCTGACCCCTTATGCCCTTCTCTTTGCGGTTTTCTGGGCTTGGCCCATCGCTTACTCCTTGTATCTCTCCTTTTTGAACACCCGGGTTTATCCTTGGCGCCTCGAGGTGGGTGTCAACTGGGGGCGTCTCCTGCAAGACCCCTTCTTCTGGACCGCCCTCAAGAACACCCTCTTCATCCTTCTCGTACAAGTGCCTTTGATGCTGGCCTTAGCCCTTCTTCTCGCCTTGGCCTTGAACTCAGCCCTCTTGCGTGCCAAGGGTTTCTTCCGCTTTGCCTTTTTCGCCCCTGTGGTGGTGGGGGCGGTGGCGTATTCTGCGGTTTTTCGCCTCCTTTTCAACACGGAGTTTGGAGCGGTGAACGCCCTTCTCCGGACGTTAGGGCATCCAGGGTATGACTGGCTCTATGCCCCCGGGCCGGCCATGGCTGTGATTATCATTGCCCTGACCTGGCGTTGGACAGGGTACAACGCCATTATCCTCTTGGCGGGGTTACAGAGCATTCCTAAGGAACTCTACGAGGCGGCTGCGCTGGATGGGGCGGGTCCTTGGCAGAGGTTTTGGCACGTGACCCTACCTGGCATACGGCCGGTCCTTCTCTTTGCCCTGGTCCTTTCCATCATCGGCACCCTTCAGCTTTTCACTGAGCCTTTCCTCATCACAGGCGGGGGGCCTGGCAACGCCACCATGACCTTGGGCGTGTACCTGTACCAGCAGGGCTTTCGGAGCTTTAACTTCGGCTACGCTTCGGCCATCGCTTACACGGTGGCCCTCTTGGCGGCGCTTTTCTCCTTTTTGCAGATGCGCCTATGGAGGGAGCGATGA
- a CDS encoding carbohydrate ABC transporter permease, with amino-acid sequence MSKQRFWLALVLHVGLLPLALLWLAPLWLMVVFATHPEEEIFRIPTPLLPGGAFGQNLANLQADTNFLRALLNSVVVSGLYTLGGLLLSAMAGYALAVYQFRFKALVFSFIVATLTIPYFVVVIPQYILVARDLKLTNTFWGVILPFLANALGVFYMRQVFLSLPSSLLDAARVDGAGEVRIFFQIALPLVRPALAALALILFLNAWNDYLWPLLVLSQKEMYTAPVALGTLIGLTRVSWGGIMVGSALMTVPFLLLFLFLQRYFVAGITAGAVKE; translated from the coding sequence ATGAGCAAGCAGCGTTTTTGGCTCGCCTTGGTCCTCCACGTTGGGCTTTTGCCCTTAGCCCTTTTGTGGCTGGCGCCGCTGTGGCTCATGGTGGTGTTTGCTACCCATCCCGAAGAGGAGATCTTTCGTATACCCACGCCGCTCCTTCCGGGAGGGGCCTTCGGGCAGAACTTGGCCAACCTGCAGGCAGATACCAATTTCCTGCGGGCGCTTTTAAACAGTGTGGTGGTGTCTGGGCTTTACACCCTAGGGGGACTTTTGCTTAGTGCCATGGCGGGGTATGCCCTTGCCGTGTACCAATTCCGGTTTAAAGCCCTGGTGTTCTCCTTTATCGTGGCCACGCTCACCATTCCCTACTTTGTGGTGGTCATTCCCCAATACATCTTGGTGGCCAGGGACCTGAAGCTCACTAACACCTTCTGGGGCGTTATCCTGCCCTTTTTGGCCAACGCTTTGGGGGTTTTTTACATGCGCCAGGTTTTCCTTTCCCTTCCTTCTTCCCTCCTGGACGCCGCCCGCGTGGATGGGGCGGGGGAGGTGCGCATCTTCTTCCAGATCGCCTTGCCCCTGGTGCGCCCTGCCTTGGCGGCGCTGGCCCTCATCCTTTTCCTAAATGCCTGGAACGATTACCTTTGGCCCCTTCTGGTGCTTTCGCAAAAGGAGATGTATACCGCCCCGGTGGCCTTGGGTACGCTCATCGGGCTTACCCGAGTTTCCTGGGGAGGCATCATGGTGGGTTCGGCCTTGATGACGGTACCCTTTTTGTTGCTTTTCCTCTTTTTACAGCGTTATTTCGTGGCGGGCATAACCGCGGGTGCGGTAAAGGAGTAA
- a CDS encoding beta-galactosidase has protein sequence MLGVCYYPEHWPRERWSEDARRMRELGLAYVRVGEFAWALLEPEPGRLDWAWLDEAVAVLAQAGLKVVLGTPTATPPKWLVDRYPEILPVDREGRRRRFGGRRHYCFSSPVYHEETRRIVTLLGERYGKHPAVAGFQTDNEYGCHGTVRCYCERCQDAFRKWLEERYGSIDVLNEAWGTVFWSQRYRTFQEVELPNLTVAEANPSHLLDYYRFASEQVRRYNRLQVEILRAHAPGKFVTHNFMGFFTDLNPFPLGEDLDFASWDSYPLGFTDLMPLPEEEKLRYARTGHPDVAAFHHDLYRAVGRGRFWVMEQQPGPVNWAPHNPNPAPGMVRLWTWEALAHGAEVVSYFRWRQVPFAQEQMHAGLHRPDYAPDAAFFEVQRVVEELGALSLPPPGQAPVALVYDPEAPWVYEVQPHGAEWNYLALVFLFYSVARRLGLDVDIVPPGAALQGYRLVLVPSLPIVREKALNAFREADGIVLFGPRSGSKNENFHIPQGLPPGPLQALLPLKVVRVESLPPGLREEVEGPWGRFSSGLWREWVETDLSPLLRFADGLGALFRAGRYLYLAAWPSPELLGALLVGLAQEGGLSPKPLPSGLRLRWRGHLVFAFNYGPEEVVLPVPSGVRFRLGGPRLSPYEVAVWEEG, from the coding sequence ATGCTAGGTGTTTGCTACTACCCCGAACACTGGCCTAGGGAGCGTTGGTCTGAAGATGCTAGGCGGATGCGCGAGCTTGGGCTTGCCTACGTGCGGGTGGGGGAGTTTGCCTGGGCCCTTTTGGAGCCGGAGCCTGGCCGTCTGGACTGGGCCTGGCTGGACGAGGCGGTGGCGGTCTTGGCCCAGGCGGGACTAAAGGTGGTCCTGGGCACGCCCACGGCCACGCCGCCCAAGTGGCTGGTGGACCGTTACCCCGAGATCCTGCCTGTGGACAGGGAGGGGCGTAGGCGCCGCTTTGGAGGGAGGCGCCACTACTGCTTCAGTAGCCCCGTTTACCACGAGGAAACGCGCCGCATCGTCACGCTTTTAGGAGAACGCTACGGTAAGCACCCCGCAGTGGCGGGATTTCAAACGGACAACGAGTACGGCTGCCACGGCACGGTGCGCTGCTACTGCGAGCGCTGCCAAGATGCCTTCAGGAAGTGGCTTGAGGAGCGCTACGGGAGCATAGATGTCCTCAACGAGGCCTGGGGGACCGTTTTTTGGAGCCAACGCTACCGTACCTTCCAAGAGGTAGAACTCCCTAATCTCACCGTGGCTGAGGCCAACCCGAGTCACCTTCTGGACTACTATCGTTTTGCCTCGGAGCAGGTACGGCGTTACAACCGCCTCCAGGTGGAAATCCTTCGGGCGCACGCCCCGGGTAAGTTCGTCACGCACAATTTCATGGGTTTCTTCACGGACCTAAATCCTTTCCCCTTGGGAGAGGACTTGGACTTTGCGAGTTGGGACAGCTATCCCTTGGGCTTCACCGACCTCATGCCCCTTCCGGAGGAGGAAAAGCTTCGCTACGCCCGGACGGGCCACCCGGACGTGGCGGCTTTCCATCACGACCTTTACCGCGCGGTGGGACGGGGACGGTTTTGGGTGATGGAGCAGCAACCGGGCCCGGTGAACTGGGCACCCCACAACCCCAATCCCGCTCCGGGCATGGTGCGCCTTTGGACCTGGGAGGCTTTGGCGCACGGGGCGGAGGTGGTTTCCTACTTCCGGTGGCGGCAGGTGCCCTTTGCCCAAGAACAGATGCACGCCGGTTTGCACCGGCCGGACTATGCCCCAGATGCGGCTTTCTTTGAGGTGCAACGGGTGGTGGAGGAGCTGGGCGCGCTTTCCTTACCCCCTCCCGGGCAGGCCCCTGTGGCCTTGGTCTATGATCCCGAAGCCCCTTGGGTTTACGAGGTCCAGCCCCATGGGGCTGAGTGGAACTACCTGGCCTTGGTGTTTCTCTTCTACAGCGTAGCCAGGCGGCTCGGATTGGACGTGGATATCGTTCCACCGGGGGCTGCTTTGCAGGGGTACCGGCTGGTGTTGGTGCCGAGCCTGCCCATTGTGCGGGAGAAGGCTCTGAATGCCTTTAGGGAAGCCGATGGTATCGTGCTTTTTGGTCCAAGGAGTGGCAGTAAAAACGAGAACTTCCATATTCCTCAAGGGCTCCCTCCAGGGCCTTTGCAGGCCTTGCTTCCGCTGAAGGTGGTGCGGGTGGAAAGCTTGCCGCCGGGTTTGCGGGAAGAGGTAGAGGGACCTTGGGGCCGGTTTTCTTCGGGCCTGTGGCGGGAGTGGGTGGAAACGGATCTAAGCCCCCTGTTGCGTTTTGCGGATGGTTTAGGGGCTTTGTTCCGGGCGGGCCGCTACCTGTACCTTGCTGCTTGGCCTAGCCCGGAGCTCCTTGGTGCTCTGTTGGTAGGCTTGGCCCAGGAAGGAGGGCTTTCGCCAAAGCCCTTGCCCTCAGGGCTCCGCTTGCGGTGGAGGGGCCACTTGGTTTTTGCCTTTAACTATGGCCCCGAAGAGGTGGTTCTTCCCGTTCCTTCGGGGGTGCGCTTCCGCTTGGGAGGCCCTAGGCTTTCCCCGTACGAGGTGGCGGTTTGGGAGGAGGGTTAA
- a CDS encoding glycoside hydrolase family 36 protein, translating into MRVKVGSLEVALEAEEVKAAPGGLYLKGREVRVYPPFRGEAFFRHGWQSWSLASWVSLSQPPVPLLPPERQPQADDPFLLRASEWWGSGLGALRGPEGRVLLLGALGVGARVLGRPDLLLGRMEGEEGGWFVAWGSEEEVFPAYARLLPRRLLGKPPRVWCSWYAFYTNISEVRLLQVLEEVASYPFEVFQVDDGWQRALGDWEANERFPHGMAYLAERIRAKGLRPGLWLAPFLVTADSPIVHARPEWLLRDREGRPLPAGFNWGKPLLALDAGKEEVLAWVEGLIRKVCSWGYDYLKLDFLYAASLPGAEGEGRYRVAMERIRQAAGDAYLLFCGAPVLASLGLADGLRVGPDVAPYWDNEDRSTWLGDPTGPGLRNALRTTLHRLWLRENVQVDPDVVFFRTRFNLLSPETMRLQEVLARYTGFKATSDPPSWLLPEEEVRLRGFLTEEGGVERLGPYRFRFGEEVLDYAPLL; encoded by the coding sequence ATGCGGGTAAAGGTGGGGAGCCTCGAGGTGGCCCTGGAAGCGGAGGAGGTGAAAGCGGCCCCAGGTGGGCTGTACCTCAAGGGCAGGGAGGTACGGGTTTATCCCCCTTTTCGGGGAGAGGCGTTCTTCCGGCACGGTTGGCAAAGCTGGAGCCTGGCTTCCTGGGTTTCGCTTTCCCAGCCGCCGGTTCCTCTTCTTCCTCCAGAACGCCAGCCCCAGGCCGATGACCCTTTCCTGCTTCGTGCCTCAGAGTGGTGGGGCAGTGGGCTCGGCGCCCTGCGCGGCCCCGAGGGCCGGGTGCTCCTGCTGGGTGCCTTGGGAGTAGGGGCCCGGGTCCTGGGCCGGCCGGATTTGCTCCTGGGCCGGATGGAGGGGGAAGAGGGTGGGTGGTTCGTGGCTTGGGGTTCTGAAGAAGAGGTGTTTCCCGCCTACGCCCGCCTCCTGCCTCGCCGCCTTTTGGGAAAGCCGCCTAGGGTCTGGTGCTCTTGGTACGCTTTTTATACGAACATAAGCGAGGTGCGCCTCCTTCAGGTTCTGGAAGAGGTGGCCAGCTATCCCTTTGAGGTCTTTCAGGTAGACGATGGTTGGCAGAGAGCTCTGGGCGACTGGGAGGCTAATGAGCGCTTTCCCCATGGCATGGCCTATCTGGCGGAGCGAATCCGGGCAAAGGGTCTGCGGCCGGGGCTTTGGCTTGCCCCTTTCTTGGTAACGGCGGATAGCCCCATTGTTCACGCCCGCCCAGAATGGCTCCTCCGGGACCGGGAGGGGCGGCCGCTTCCTGCGGGCTTCAACTGGGGGAAGCCCCTTTTGGCTTTGGATGCGGGGAAGGAAGAGGTTCTTGCCTGGGTGGAGGGCCTCATCCGGAAGGTGTGCTCCTGGGGTTATGACTACTTAAAGCTAGACTTCCTCTATGCAGCATCCCTTCCCGGGGCGGAGGGTGAGGGGCGGTATCGTGTGGCTATGGAGCGGATACGCCAGGCAGCGGGGGATGCCTACCTCCTCTTCTGTGGGGCTCCGGTTTTGGCCTCTTTGGGGTTGGCGGATGGGCTTAGGGTAGGTCCCGATGTGGCCCCCTACTGGGACAACGAGGACCGCTCCACCTGGCTCGGCGACCCCACGGGGCCCGGGCTCAGAAACGCCCTGCGCACCACCTTGCACCGGCTTTGGCTTCGGGAAAACGTTCAAGTGGATCCCGATGTGGTTTTCTTCCGCACCCGTTTTAACCTACTTTCCCCAGAGACCATGCGGCTGCAAGAGGTTTTGGCGCGTTATACCGGTTTTAAGGCCACCTCGGACCCCCCCTCTTGGCTTCTGCCGGAAGAGGAGGTGCGCTTGCGGGGTTTTTTGACCGAAGAGGGAGGAGTGGAGCGGCTCGGTCCCTACCGCTTCCGCTTCGGGGAGGAGGTTCTGGACTATGCCCCCCTTCTTTAA
- the galT gene encoding galactose-1-phosphate uridylyltransferase, which yields MPPFFKRHHRKGDGRELILYGLSPLEEAPLPEGEEAFHAAPHLRYHPLRGEWVVYAAHRQERTFLPPKEHCPLCPSREGAFPTEIPFTRFQVAVFENRFPALVASPPPPPAGLPVPAEAARGRCEVVVYTPLHTGSLATLSEEERLLLAWVWRERYQALYSLPGVRFVMPFENRGEAVGVTLHHPHGQIYAYPFVPPILERESAAFRERPVLQELFPRLEAYWIDQEEGFLAFVPPFARYPYEVWLAPWERHPGPWTFSDEEMAAFARLLGRVVARYDALFGEPFPYVMAFHAAPLGEERTFHFHVEFYPPKRTQDKLKFLAGTELGAGTFVVDALPEETAKRLREVL from the coding sequence ATGCCCCCCTTCTTTAAACGCCACCACCGCAAAGGGGACGGAAGGGAGCTCATCCTCTACGGCCTAAGCCCCTTGGAGGAGGCGCCCTTGCCGGAGGGGGAGGAGGCCTTCCACGCCGCCCCCCACCTCCGCTACCACCCCTTGCGGGGGGAGTGGGTGGTCTACGCCGCCCACCGCCAGGAGCGCACCTTCCTTCCCCCGAAGGAGCACTGCCCCCTTTGCCCAAGCCGGGAAGGGGCCTTCCCCACGGAGATCCCCTTTACCCGCTTCCAGGTGGCGGTCTTTGAGAACCGCTTCCCCGCCCTGGTTGCCAGCCCACCCCCTCCCCCCGCTGGCCTCCCCGTGCCCGCGGAGGCCGCCCGGGGCCGGTGCGAGGTGGTGGTCTACACGCCCCTCCACACGGGAAGCCTCGCCACCCTTTCCGAAGAGGAGAGGCTTCTTTTGGCCTGGGTGTGGCGGGAGCGGTACCAGGCCCTCTATAGCCTCCCGGGGGTGCGCTTCGTCATGCCCTTTGAGAACCGGGGGGAGGCGGTAGGGGTGACCCTGCACCACCCCCACGGGCAGATCTACGCCTATCCCTTTGTGCCCCCCATCTTGGAGCGGGAAAGCGCCGCCTTCCGCGAGCGGCCCGTGCTTCAGGAGCTTTTTCCCCGCCTCGAGGCCTACTGGATAGACCAGGAGGAAGGCTTCCTGGCCTTCGTTCCCCCCTTCGCCCGCTACCCCTATGAAGTTTGGCTTGCTCCCTGGGAGCGCCACCCGGGGCCCTGGACCTTTTCCGACGAGGAGATGGCGGCCTTCGCCCGGCTTCTGGGCCGGGTGGTGGCCCGGTACGATGCCCTTTTTGGCGAACCCTTTCCCTACGTGATGGCCTTCCACGCCGCCCCTTTGGGGGAGGAGCGCACCTTCCACTTCCACGTGGAGTTCTACCCCCCCAAGCGCACGCAGGACAAGCTCAAGTTCCTGGCGGGGACGGAACTTGGGGCGGGCACCTTCGTGGTGGACGCCCTGCCCGAGGAAACGGCGAAGCGGCTTAGGGAGGTTTTATGA
- the glpK gene encoding glycerol kinase GlpK: MKYLLALDQGTTSSWAILFTLEGEVVAVAQRAFAQHYPEPGLVEHDPWEIWESQLWAAKEALRRAGVGPEAVLALGIANQRETTLVWERDTGRPLHPAIVWQDRRTASLCEALRERGLEGLFRARTGLLLDPYFSATKLLWLLERVPGLRERAERGEVCFGTVDTWLLWNLTGGRVHATDPTNASRTLLFHLETLTWDEELLRVLGIPKALLPEVRPSDGDFGETLPGLLGAPIPIRGVLGDQQAALLGQAALGAGEGKCTYGTGAFLLLNTGERPVWAEGGLLTTLAWHLEGKAAYALEGSVFVAGAAVGWLREVGLLGESHEVESLARQVEDAGGVYFVPAFTGLGAPHWDPYARGAILGLTRGTTRAHLARAALEGVAFSVGEVAWAMAGAAGLGLKALKADGGMAQNDLFLEIQADLLGVPVLRPRVTETTALGAAWAAGIGAGALSLGDLPALWREEARFLPRMPEARREALYRGWRRAVERAKGWVQEG; encoded by the coding sequence ATGAAATACCTTTTAGCCCTAGACCAAGGCACCACGTCCAGCTGGGCCATTCTCTTCACCCTGGAGGGGGAGGTGGTGGCCGTGGCGCAGCGGGCCTTTGCCCAGCACTACCCCGAGCCAGGCTTGGTGGAGCACGATCCTTGGGAGATCTGGGAGAGCCAGCTTTGGGCGGCCAAGGAGGCCCTGCGCCGGGCGGGGGTGGGGCCGGAGGCGGTGCTGGCCCTGGGCATCGCCAACCAGCGGGAGACCACCCTGGTGTGGGAGAGGGATACGGGGCGGCCCCTCCACCCCGCCATCGTCTGGCAGGACCGCAGGACCGCTTCCCTTTGCGAGGCCCTGCGGGAGCGGGGGTTGGAGGGGCTTTTCCGGGCGCGCACGGGGCTCCTGCTGGACCCCTACTTCTCCGCCACCAAGCTCCTTTGGCTTTTGGAGCGCGTGCCTGGGCTAAGGGAGCGTGCGGAGAGGGGAGAGGTGTGCTTCGGCACCGTGGACACCTGGCTCCTTTGGAACCTCACGGGGGGCAGGGTCCACGCCACCGACCCCACCAACGCCAGCCGCACCCTCCTCTTCCACCTGGAAACCCTGACCTGGGACGAGGAACTCCTCCGCGTGCTAGGTATCCCGAAGGCCCTCCTCCCCGAGGTGCGGCCCTCGGACGGGGACTTTGGCGAGACCCTGCCCGGGCTTTTGGGGGCCCCTATTCCCATCCGAGGGGTCCTGGGGGACCAGCAGGCGGCCCTTCTGGGGCAGGCGGCCTTGGGGGCGGGGGAGGGGAAGTGCACCTACGGCACGGGGGCGTTCCTCCTCCTAAACACGGGGGAGCGGCCCGTCTGGGCGGAGGGGGGCCTCCTCACCACCTTGGCCTGGCACCTGGAGGGCAAGGCGGCCTACGCCCTGGAGGGAAGCGTCTTCGTGGCGGGGGCGGCGGTGGGGTGGCTTAGGGAGGTGGGCCTCCTTGGGGAAAGCCACGAGGTGGAGAGCCTAGCCCGGCAGGTGGAGGATGCGGGCGGGGTCTACTTCGTCCCCGCCTTCACGGGGCTTGGGGCCCCCCACTGGGACCCCTACGCCCGGGGGGCCATCCTGGGGCTTACCCGGGGGACAACCCGGGCCCACCTGGCCCGGGCGGCCCTGGAGGGGGTGGCCTTCTCCGTGGGGGAGGTGGCCTGGGCCATGGCGGGGGCGGCGGGGCTAGGGCTCAAGGCCCTGAAGGCGGACGGGGGCATGGCGCAGAACGACCTTTTCCTGGAGATCCAGGCGGACCTTCTGGGGGTGCCGGTGCTGAGGCCAAGGGTCACGGAGACCACCGCCCTGGGGGCGGCGTGGGCGGCGGGGATCGGGGCGGGGGCGCTTTCCCTGGGGGACCTTCCCGCCCTTTGGCGGGAAGAGGCCCGGTTCCTGCCCCGGATGCCGGAGGCGAGGCGGGAGGCCCTTTACCGGGGCTGGCGTCGGGCGGTGGAACGGGCCAAGGGCTGGGTCCAGGAGGGGTAG
- a CDS encoding glycerol-3-phosphate dehydrogenase/oxidase, with amino-acid sequence MADREALWERLKEPWDLLVLGGGATGAGVLWEATLRGLKAALVEARDFASGTSSRSTKLLHGGVRYLELALRRLDRRQLRLVMDALRERKVVMDLAPHLAYPLPLLTPLFRPLELPYYGTGLLLYDLLSGQRRLGPTRYLPPRGVAELFPDLPPTLGGILYWDGQFQDHRLVLALLLSALRRGALALNHAEAHAFLLKGGRVVGAVVRDHLTGREVEVHAKAVVNATGPFTDATRRLLDPHLPPLLTPSSGAHLVLDYPLRTGLLLPRTRDGRVLFLLPYRGKALLGTTDRPAEASFCPLPKEEEVAYLLEEVRPYLGDLSPHIRAVWSGLRPLVGRGETRLLVRDHLIAEERGLYTLTGGKWTTFRLMAQDLVDRLDRDLGLGLPPSPSHATPLLGAGPKPPLDLPEGVAEHLYRTYGREAQAVAALGDRPLLPGRPYLEGEVVYAVREELAQKPLDVLARRMGLALLDQEAAREALPRVVALMAPLLGWDEGRARAELEEARAALPGLC; translated from the coding sequence ATGGCCGACCGGGAAGCCCTGTGGGAACGGCTGAAGGAGCCCTGGGACCTCCTCGTCCTAGGGGGAGGGGCCACGGGGGCGGGGGTCCTGTGGGAGGCGACCCTAAGGGGGCTCAAGGCGGCCTTGGTGGAGGCCAGGGACTTCGCCTCGGGGACCAGCAGCCGCTCCACCAAACTCCTCCATGGGGGGGTGCGCTACCTGGAGCTGGCCCTGAGGCGCCTGGACCGGAGGCAACTCCGCCTGGTGATGGACGCCCTCCGGGAACGCAAGGTGGTTATGGACCTGGCCCCCCACCTGGCCTACCCCCTCCCCCTCCTCACCCCCCTTTTCCGGCCCCTGGAGCTCCCCTACTACGGGACGGGCCTCCTCCTCTACGACCTCCTCTCGGGGCAAAGGCGCCTTGGGCCCACCCGCTACCTCCCCCCGAGGGGGGTGGCGGAACTTTTCCCCGATCTACCCCCCACCCTGGGGGGCATCCTCTACTGGGACGGCCAGTTCCAGGACCACCGCCTGGTCCTGGCCCTCCTCCTCTCCGCCCTAAGGCGAGGGGCCCTGGCCCTGAACCACGCCGAGGCCCACGCCTTTCTCCTGAAAGGGGGCAGGGTGGTGGGGGCGGTGGTGCGGGACCACCTCACGGGAAGGGAGGTGGAGGTCCACGCCAAGGCGGTGGTGAACGCCACGGGCCCCTTCACCGACGCTACCCGCCGCCTCCTGGACCCCCACCTGCCCCCCCTCCTCACCCCCTCCAGCGGGGCCCACCTGGTCCTGGACTACCCGCTCAGGACGGGCCTCCTCCTCCCCAGGACCCGGGACGGCCGCGTTCTCTTCCTCCTGCCCTACCGGGGAAAGGCCCTCTTGGGCACCACCGACCGGCCCGCCGAGGCCAGCTTCTGCCCCTTGCCCAAGGAGGAGGAGGTGGCCTACCTCCTGGAGGAGGTGAGGCCTTACCTGGGGGACCTCTCCCCCCATATCCGGGCGGTCTGGAGCGGCCTTAGGCCCCTGGTGGGGCGGGGGGAGACGCGGCTTTTGGTGCGGGACCACCTCATCGCCGAGGAAAGGGGGCTTTACACCCTCACGGGGGGCAAGTGGACCACCTTCCGCCTCATGGCCCAGGACCTCGTGGACCGCTTGGACCGGGACCTGGGCCTCGGGCTTCCCCCCTCCCCCTCCCACGCCACCCCCCTCCTGGGGGCTGGCCCCAAGCCCCCCTTGGACCTCCCCGAGGGGGTGGCGGAACACCTCTACCGCACCTACGGCAGGGAGGCGCAGGCGGTGGCGGCCCTGGGGGATAGGCCCCTCCTGCCCGGGCGCCCTTACCTGGAGGGGGAGGTGGTCTACGCCGTGCGGGAGGAGCTTGCCCAGAAGCCCCTGGACGTGCTCGCCCGGCGGATGGGCCTGGCCCTTTTGGACCAGGAGGCGGCGCGGGAGGCCCTGCCCCGGGTGGTGGCCCTCATGGCCCCCCTCCTGGGCTGGGACGAGGGGAGGGCCCGGGCGGAGCTGGAGGAGGCCCGGGCCGCCTTGCCCGGGCTTTGCTAA